From a single Plasmodium yoelii strain 17X genome assembly, chromosome: 9 genomic region:
- a CDS encoding PIR protein — translation MAISKMCGKFDTFWRFFPDKLKGSEEYEFKSTFFNGYCPNNNCESDINKITAGCLRLFNDMFGNYGSSFDSKTYKDETVCIMIWLGHILSLKSHEGITNLMDFYSKHIEHNTEYTNRKVNDEKYGSYKNVIDQVKEYIDIDISHMPKFYELLKLLCDMNNSYTNENNSKYSEHVNKFAVEYQNLFDDDNNIDNNSYNKVLLVLSKYYNNFEIGRSYKNISIDRPSLPTQKTVKKVNVEGSNGTKTPESSIKTDQSNLVTTTTISNTILPYSSLVNKLIPVLSIVVAIAFFFGISYKYSLFGFRKRSQRQHLREKLKK, via the exons ATGGCAATTAGTAAAATG TGTGGAAAGTTTGATACTTTTTGGAGATTTTTTCCCGATAAATTGAAAGGATCTGAAGAATATGAATTTAAaagtacattttttaatggGTACTGCCCTAATAATAATTGTGAAAGTGATATCAATAAGATTACTGCTGGATGCTTACGGTTATTTAATGATATGTTCGGCAATTATGGTTCTTCATTTGATTCTAAAACTTATAAGGATGAAACTGTAtgtattatgatatggttaggCCATATATTAAGCCTAAAGTCACATGAAGGAATCACGAACTTAATGGATTTTTATTCTAAGCATATAGAACATAACACGGAATACACTAATCGTAAAGttaatgatgaaaaatatgGCAGTTATAAGAACGTCATAGATCAAGTAAAGgaatatatagatattgatATTAGCCATATgcctaaattttatgaattacttaaattattatgtgatATGAATAATTCTTATAcgaatgaaaataatagcaAATATTCAGAAcatgttaataaatttgCTGTTGAATATCAAAACCTTtttgatgatgataataatattgacaATAATTCATACAATAAAGTATTACTTGTTTTAtctaaatattataataacttTGAAATTGGCAGatcttataaaaatatatcaatagaTCGTCCATCATTACCAACACAAAAAACAGTCAAAAAGGTTAATGTAGAAGGTTCTAATGGAACTAAAACACCTGAATCCTCGATTAAAACAGACCAATCAAATCTTGTAACAACAACCACAatttctaatactatattACCATACTCATCactagtaaataaattaattccagttttatcgatagtagttgcaatagcatttttttttggaatttcttataag tattcgttatttggatttcgaaAACGATCTCAAAGgcaacatttaagagaaaagctaaaaaaataa
- a CDS encoding fam-c protein encodes MNKRIFSLVCITLYTLLDVSIHCFEPKVSVAGYTSDLDTKKINGSNETSDIEYKHETRLKNNNPKDNKDDKDDKGFNFFNIFKRNKKNKKTKTSSNNNELPKITVRLGKYYHTFPAKNPNLSKILLQLKEKLEERVSNNNKSIPKEALKMQKKMSIILAKKPELLWPLLRIKEELDKQYSNNNSSLPKIIFVVKNSLHGITVKDPEHLKFFSRLKEEIENAHQIVNKDNTLHIIITFK; translated from the exons atgaataaaagaatatttaGTTTAGTTTGTATTACTTTATATACCCTTTTGGATGTGTCAATACATTGCTTCGAACCGAAA GTATCTGTTGCAGGATATACGAGTGATCTAgatactaaaaaaataaacggAAGCAACGAAACAAGTGATATAGAATATAAACACGAAACGCGATTAAAGAATAACAATCCTAAAGATAATAAAGACGATAAAGACGATAAAggatttaatttttttaatatatttaaaagaaataaaaaaaataaaaaaacaaaaacatCTTCAAATAACAATGAACTTCCTAAGATAACAGTGCGATTGGGAAAATATTACCATACCTTTCCTGCAAAAAATCCAAATCTTTCAAAGATTTTATTacaattaaaagaaaaattagaaGAAAGGGTTtcaaataacaataaatcTATTCCTAAGGAAGCATTGAagatgcaaaaaaaaatgagtatCATACTTGCAAAAAAACCAGAACTGCTATGGCCTTTATTACGTATAAAAGAAGAATTAGACAAAcaatattcaaataataacaGTTCTCTTCCTAAGATAATATTTGTGGTGAAAAACAGTTTGCATGGAATTACTGTAAAAGATCCAGAACATTTAAAGTTTTTTTCACGTTTAAAAGAAGAAATAGAAAACGCTCATCAAATAGTAAACAAAGATAATACtcttcatataataattacatTCAAGTGA